GTGGTCGGATGTAGAAATTTCCACCTTTTTTTCGGCGATACCAGGCCGGGCGGATGTAGGCTTGTGGACCAAGGCAATGCCCAGGGCCACGAAGGCGGAGCTAAGCAAGAGGTTTCGGGTCAGGGGGTCGCCCAGAAGGAGGTGGCTCAGCGTGACCCCCGAAAGCGGGATGAGGAAGGAGAAGGCCGAGAGGGTCGATGGGTTATGGCGCTGGAGGAGAATGGTGGCGGCCAAGAAACAGAAAGCCCCCACGACTATGCCTTGAAAGAGCAGGGCGGCCGTGACCGAAGGTGAAAAATGCCAGGCCCTCCCCGCCTCGGTCAGCCTGCTCGCCCAGAGGAAGAGGGGTACGCCTACGACCATCTGCCAGAAGACCACCTGGGAAGGCTCTATGGTCGATATGAGGCGCTTTACGTAGACGATCCGGGCCCCGAGGAGCGCCGCGCTAGCAAAGACGAGGGCGTTGCCAAGCAAATTGCCGCTCCCAATCTGATCGATGAAGATGAAGGCCACGCCGATGAAGGCAAGGGTGAGGCCAAACACCTTCTGGCCGGTTAGACGGTCGCCCTCCACGAAGAAGTGGGCCAGGAGAAGGACGAAGAACGGGTTCGAGTTAATGAGGAGCGAGGCGTGGCTCGCTGAGGTGTGGGCTACGCCTAAGTAAAACAAGCCGATCTGGGCAGCGAATGAGAGGCCGTTGATAATGTGATGGAAAACCTCCCTGCGTGCAGGCCGGAAGGGGATATCTTGGGCGCGCATCCAGGCGGCCAGGCTGAGCCCGGCTAGAACGAAGCGCAGGGCGGCCATTCCGAAAGGCGGCAACCCTTCAAGGCCCACTTTTATGGCCACAACGTTGCCGCCCCAAAGTAGGAATAGAAAAACTATGAAGATGAGGGTCCCATGGCTCAAAAAGTCGTCCTGAGCGGGGTAATCTTGCACGAGGAATCCTCCCGGAAGCGGGACAATCCGTGGATTATATCGCAGCAGCGTTGCTAAGGCCACCGCTCTGGAGAGATGACTTGCCAGCGGCCGTGCTCTTTCATACAATGCTTCGAGAGACCTTAGCGGGCCTGCTTCTCCGTGCCAAAATGGCCTTATCGCCTTACGGTTGGCACAGGAATGGCGCTGTGATATACTTTTGTCTCTTGGACCCGGGGTATTGATAACGAATGGATTTGGAACGCCTGAATACATTTTGCCTGGTGGTGGAGAAAGAGAGCTTCTCGCAGGCGGCGGAACTCGTCTCGCGCTCTCAGCCCGCCATCAGCCAGCAGATGACCGCCCTTGAGGAATACTACGGGGTTCGGCTCTTCGACCGCGGGGCCAGAGGAGTCGCGCTCACCGAGGCAGGGCAAATCCTCTACAAGTACGCCAGGCAGCTCTTAAGGCTTCACGGGGAGGCCCAGGAGGCCCTCGATGGCTTCAAGGGCCTCAAGCGAGGCCAGCTCACCGTCGGGGCGGCCGGCACCATTGCCCAATACTTCCTGCCTCGCCCCTTGGGGGCCTTCCGCCAGCGCCACCCCCACGTGGTCATCTCCCTAATCGAAGCCGACACCGATGAGCTATGCCAGCTGCTTCGGGACCGGAAAATTCACCTTGCTTTCGTCGAGGAAGAGCTGACCTCCGAGGGGCTCATCGTAACCCCCTTCTTCACCGATGAGCTCGTCCTCGCCGTGAACAAAAAGCATCCTTGGACCATGCGGCCTTCGGTTCCGCTGGCCGAAGTGGCCAAGGAACCGTTCATTTGCCACGACCCGGAGAACCCCCTCCAACGGTTCATCGAGGAGGCGTTCGACGCCGCAGGCATCGATCACATCAACCGCTTCCTCACCTTCGGCTCCACCGAGGCCGTCAAGGCTGGCGTGGAGAGCGGCCTAGGGGTCTCTATCCTCTCGCTTTACACCATCGCAAAGGAACGGGGGGCTATGGGGACCATCGCCGTGGTCCCCATCGAGGAAGGAGCCATCAGCAGGGAGCTGACCATGCTCTCGGTTCCCGGCCGTTACCAGAGCCCCGCCACCCAGGAGCTCACCAAGCTGGTGACAACCTGGTCGGACGACGATCTCATCCTCTAAGACTCATGTCCCCCGATTCATTCGCCAGGGACGAGGACATCCTCTTCATCCTGCAGACCTACCGCACTGTGGCCGTGGTCGGTTGTTCGCCGAACTCGAATCGGGACGGCCACATAGTGCCCCGCTTTCTCCAGGCAAGGGGATACCGGATCATTCCCGTGAACCCGAGTGCGGAGAATATCTTGGGCGAGCCTTGCTATCCAGACCTTGATGCGGTGCCCGAACCAGTGGATGTGGTGGACGTATTTCGCCGCCCCGAGCACGTGCCCCCGATTGTGGATGGGGCCGTTCGGGTCGGTGCATCGGCGTTGTGGCTTCAAGAAGGCGTGGTGAACGTCGAGGAGGCCCGGCGGGCACGCGAAGCGGGCCTTACGGTCGTTATGGACCGGTGCATGCTCAAGGAATGGCTCCGCTTCGAGAAGCGGCTCTCCGCCGCCCAAGCCCTTAAACCCTAAATCAGCAGACTCATTGCTCGCCCAAGAAGCCCGCTTGCGGGTCTAGGTTTGAAAAGGGTCCCGGCCTAGGCAGGGTGGTCAGCCGTGTAGGAAAGGGCGGCCTCGTAGCCTTCGGGTAAGCCGAGGTCAAAGCATTCTCCCTCGATCGGGGCGACCAGAAACTCCCCTGCGGCCGCCAGGGCTTGGTAGAGAGGGACATCGTCCACCTCACCGTCGGCCGCCGGCTTTCCTTGTTCATCCAAAAGCTCGAAAAACCTCGGCGCCAAAACAGAGCGGCCAATTGCCCGTATTGCCTCGCCTTCGGGGCCAACCCTGAAGGACCCCGAACCTTTATCCTGAAGAGTGGTAACGGCGAGCCGCCCGTCGGTCCGTCGCCAAACCTCCATGCCCCCGCAGTTGGCGAAACGATAAGCATCCTTCGACCGCACGGTGACTACGGCGCAGGTTGTGAGACCCGTGGCGTGGTAGCTATCCAGGCAAGCGGCAATGGACGGCCGAGGTGCAAACGCTACGTTATCCGGCATCAGGCAGGCGATCGCCTCCGCCCCTAGGGCTGAGCGGGCTCGGACGATGGCGTCGGCCACCCCATCGGCCTCGGGTTGCACCACGAAGAGGATCTCCTCAAAGCGCTGCCGGTAGTCGATCGGCGGGCCGGCGTAGCTCCACTCCCCCAAGGTCGCGGGCCTTTGCCCGGCAATGTACTCCTCGATTAGCGGCTTGTCCGGACGCACCACCACGGCAACGCGACTAAGGCCCGCATCAAGCGCCTCGACCATAGAGTGTTCTATGGCGGCCAGGCCTCCTACCGGGAGGAGCTCCTTGGGACGCTCTCCACACAGCTTTCGCATGCGTGTGCCCAGTCCAGCAGCGGGCACGACCGCAGGGATGTCAACGCGACGGCGCATATGGACGCACTCCTCATCTTTGTCTATGGTACGCTCCCCAGAACGGAGGCGCAAGGTTCTGATGACCTCACCATTGACGGTTCTTGAAAGCTTTTGTACCATAGGTTCCACCTCTCTGGTTATTCTGGGAAGGTTCCGGGGCATTGGGGGGGAGTCCCGGCCGGTTTGGAAGGAGGGAAGGTTATGGGAGAGCGATTAATCGGTAAAGTCAAGGACTACTTCCGGAAGGTCGAGGTCATGACCCTTGAGCTGGAAGGTCTCATTAAGGTTGGCGACACGATCCACATCAAGGGTCATACGACCGACCTCACCCAGGCGGTCGAATCCATGCAAATCGAGCACGCGGACGTCCAGGAGGGGGGCCCAGGCGACTTGGTAGGCATAAAGGTGGCCGAGCGGGTCCGGCCCGGCGACAGCGTATTTGTCGTGGAAGACTCGGGATAGCTAAAGCCCCCGGAGGATGGTCTCGGCCGCCGCCACGCCGAGGGTGAGTGATACGGTCGTTGCGATCCCAGGCAAGGGATGGCGGGCTACCTTCACCAGGCCCCCTACTGTGGTCGTTGGGTTAAAGTCGTTTTGGTCGCTCTCGGGGATAGGCCGGCGAACCAAAGGGCTACCGGTGGCCTCGTCCTGAGGCACCAGCTCCCAGCGACCTGGCAGAAATGGCATTAGCCGCTCAAGCCGCTTGGTAAGCTCCTCCGGGAGGGTCAGGGAATCGGCCCCTGGAGCCTCGGCCAGCCAGCCGACCATGAGGAATCGCCGAGTCATCTCCTTGAGTTTGTGGCGGCTCGCGGGGTTATGACTGAGGAGGAGGACCGGCTCTCCGGGCGCCGGACAGTAAGCGGCAAGCGGCGCAAGGGGTTCTGGAATCACCCCTTCCTCCACTACGAGCAGACAGGTTACCAAGTTCCCGGTTGTGCGCCGTGGCTGGGTCCGAAACCGCCCAAGGGGTAGGAGATGGCTGGGCTCTCCACCGGCCACCACAACCCTCTCCGCGGGCTCTGTAGAACGTCTTCTGCCCTCCCGAATCGAGATTCCACGGACCCGACCGCCTCGTGTCTTCAACGCCCTCACCCTTGTTCCCAACCGGAGGCTTCCACCGGCCGCTTCCAACCGCCCGGCGAGCCAGCGAATTAGCCCATCGACCCCATCCCTTAGAACAGCCACCTCCTGGGCCGTCATCTTCATAGCCCACAGCCCTGCCGGTTGGGTCACCTCTTCGAGGGGTCGCCAGCAAACCGCCTCGACGACCCCGTTAAGGTAGTGCCGTATCTCCCGCGGTAGCTCTTTCACCGGCCCGGCTGCGAAGGGCTCTTCCATTGCTTGGCGTTCCTCGCCGCTATCGGGAGGAGATGTTTCATGCCTCTGGTCCTCTGGCTCCCCGTCCGCCATCGCTTCGGTGGGCCTCTGGCCCGACGTCAGGAAGGAGTGCCCGACACCCTTCCGCCCGAGAGTCCAAGCCTCCCGGTCCCACTCTTGCGCGCAAGCCGTCCAAGATGCTAGCGCCGCGGGGAACTCCCGGCCTATTTCCTCGGCCAACCGCTCTCCCCAGTCAAGTCGATGGGGGTGGCCGAGCGCCTGAAGGCCCGTCGGGACAGGTTGGAGGAGGTGGCGCGCCGTCGCGCCGGGGTGGTCTTTCAGGGCGCCGAAGAGGCGCATGAGGGGTCGAGAGGAACGCCACCCCCATATGAGGTGGTCTCCGGGTAGGCGATTGATGCCCTTTAGGACCGGACCGTCACCAAGCCCCCCGGGCTGGGCGGCCGCCTCGAAGACGGTCACCTGGCAGCCCCGACGGGCCAGGAGGGCACCGGCGGCGAGGCCCGCCAGACTCGCACCCACTACGGCCACCTT
The nucleotide sequence above comes from Nitrospinota bacterium. Encoded proteins:
- a CDS encoding DMT family transporter, which produces MQDYPAQDDFLSHGTLIFIVFLFLLWGGNVVAIKVGLEGLPPFGMAALRFVLAGLSLAAWMRAQDIPFRPARREVFHHIINGLSFAAQIGLFYLGVAHTSASHASLLINSNPFFVLLLAHFFVEGDRLTGQKVFGLTLAFIGVAFIFIDQIGSGNLLGNALVFASAALLGARIVYVKRLISTIEPSQVVFWQMVVGVPLFLWASRLTEAGRAWHFSPSVTAALLFQGIVVGAFCFLAATILLQRHNPSTLSAFSFLIPLSGVTLSHLLLGDPLTRNLLLSSAFVALGIALVHKPTSARPGIAEKKVEISTSDHYH
- a CDS encoding CoA-binding protein, whose protein sequence is MSPDSFARDEDILFILQTYRTVAVVGCSPNSNRDGHIVPRFLQARGYRIIPVNPSAENILGEPCYPDLDAVPEPVDVVDVFRRPEHVPPIVDGAVRVGASALWLQEGVVNVEEARRAREAGLTVVMDRCMLKEWLRFEKRLSAAQALKP
- a CDS encoding translation elongation factor-like protein, which produces MGERLIGKVKDYFRKVEVMTLELEGLIKVGDTIHIKGHTTDLTQAVESMQIEHADVQEGGPGDLVGIKVAERVRPGDSVFVVEDSG
- a CDS encoding FAD-dependent oxidoreductase translates to MKVAVVGASLAGLAAGALLARRGCQVTVFEAAAQPGGLGDGPVLKGINRLPGDHLIWGWRSSRPLMRLFGALKDHPGATARHLLQPVPTGLQALGHPHRLDWGERLAEEIGREFPAALASWTACAQEWDREAWTLGRKGVGHSFLTSGQRPTEAMADGEPEDQRHETSPPDSGEERQAMEEPFAAGPVKELPREIRHYLNGVVEAVCWRPLEEVTQPAGLWAMKMTAQEVAVLRDGVDGLIRWLAGRLEAAGGSLRLGTRVRALKTRGGRVRGISIREGRRRSTEPAERVVVAGGEPSHLLPLGRFRTQPRRTTGNLVTCLLVVEEGVIPEPLAPLAAYCPAPGEPVLLLSHNPASRHKLKEMTRRFLMVGWLAEAPGADSLTLPEELTKRLERLMPFLPGRWELVPQDEATGSPLVRRPIPESDQNDFNPTTTVGGLVKVARHPLPGIATTVSLTLGVAAAETILRGL
- a CDS encoding NTP transferase domain-containing protein is translated as MRRRVDIPAVVPAAGLGTRMRKLCGERPKELLPVGGLAAIEHSMVEALDAGLSRVAVVVRPDKPLIEEYIAGQRPATLGEWSYAGPPIDYRQRFEEILFVVQPEADGVADAIVRARSALGAEAIACLMPDNVAFAPRPSIAACLDSYHATGLTTCAVVTVRSKDAYRFANCGGMEVWRRTDGRLAVTTLQDKGSGSFRVGPEGEAIRAIGRSVLAPRFFELLDEQGKPAADGEVDDVPLYQALAAAGEFLVAPIEGECFDLGLPEGYEAALSYTADHPA
- a CDS encoding LysR family transcriptional regulator, which encodes MDLERLNTFCLVVEKESFSQAAELVSRSQPAISQQMTALEEYYGVRLFDRGARGVALTEAGQILYKYARQLLRLHGEAQEALDGFKGLKRGQLTVGAAGTIAQYFLPRPLGAFRQRHPHVVISLIEADTDELCQLLRDRKIHLAFVEEELTSEGLIVTPFFTDELVLAVNKKHPWTMRPSVPLAEVAKEPFICHDPENPLQRFIEEAFDAAGIDHINRFLTFGSTEAVKAGVESGLGVSILSLYTIAKERGAMGTIAVVPIEEGAISRELTMLSVPGRYQSPATQELTKLVTTWSDDDLIL